From the Gouania willdenowi chromosome 19, fGouWil2.1, whole genome shotgun sequence genome, one window contains:
- the LOC114481111 gene encoding mast cell tryptase, producing MATWTVAITLLLTLLTLRGSEAQDCGVAPLGTRVVGGDDAAAGSWPWQVSLHITAHVCGGTVISNQWVVTAAHCIIRSASQYTLYFGRNTQAGPNPNEVSRSVSQIIVHPNYNNTLLNNDIALMKLSSPITFTEYIRPACLASNSSQFHNATLCWATGWGRLGEDENLPLTSPLQEVQVPVIGNRQCSCSYSSVTNGNITGQMICAGQEGKGICQGDSGGPLQCKQNSRWIQAGIASFGIPCAQNGFPEVFARVSEFQTWITEQVTAANVNFVTYTSTGVDTDSSFRCPLTVNASKLTAELSFAVVMVTLMQYILGS from the exons GTGGCCCCCCTGGGCACAAGAGTAGTGGGTGGTGATGATGCTGCTGCCGGATCCTGGCCCTGGCAGGTCAGCCTTCACATAACAGCACATGTTTGTGGAGGGACGGTGATCAGCAACCAGTGGGTCGTCACAGCAGCACACTGCATCATTCG TTCTGCAAGTCAGTATACTCTCTACTTTGGGAGAAACACTCAGGCTGGACCGAATCCAAATGAAGTCTCCAGATCCGTGTCCCAGATCATCGTCCATCCAAACTACAACAACACCTTGCTCAACAATGACATTGCCCTGATGAAGCTCAGCAGCCCCATTACTTTCACTGAGTACATCCGTCCTGCGTGCTTGGCCAGTAACTCCAGCCAGTTCCATAACGCAACCCTGTGTTGGGCCACTGGATGGGGGAGGCTCGGGGAGGACG AGAATTTGCCATTGACTTCACCTCTACAAGAGGTTCAGGTTCCTGTTATTGGTAATAGGCAGTGTAGCTGCAGCTATTCCTCAGTAACAAATGGAAATATCACTGGCCAGATGATTTGTGCAGGGCAGGAGGGTAAAGGAATATGTCAG GGTGACTCAGGTGGACCTTTGCAATGCAAGCAGAACTCAAGGTGGATTCAGGCTGGCATTGCAAGCTTTGGAATACCTTGTGCCCAAAACGGCTTCCCTGAGGTTTTTGCACGGGTGTCCGAGTTCCAGACATGGATCACTGAACAAGTAACGGCCGCCAACGTCAACTTTGTTACATATACATCGACTGGCGTAGATACGGACAGCAGCTTTAGGTGCCCACTCACTGTGAATGCTTCAAAGCTCACAGCTGAGCTTTCTTTTGCTGTTGTCATGGTGACACTAATGCAATATATTCTAGGTTCATAG
- the LOC114481811 gene encoding fructose-bisphosphate aldolase A-like, whose translation LGVPFPQHGIVPIVEPEILPDGDHDLKRCQYVTEKVLAAVYKALSDHHVYLEGTLLKPNMVTAGHSCSHKYSNQEIAMSTVTALRRTVPPAVPGITFLSGGQSEEEASVNLNAMNQCPLHRPWALTFSYGRALQASALKAWGGKKENGKACQDEFIKRALANSQACQGKYASSGSSAAGGESLYVANHAY comes from the exons TTGGGTGTACCATTTCCTCAGCATGGCATTGTTCCTATTGTTGAGCCTGAGATTCTGCCCGATGGTGACCACGACCTGAAGCGCTGCCAGTACGTCACTGAAAAGGTCCTGGCTGCCGTTTACAAGGCCTTGTCTGACCACCACGTCTACCTGGAAGGCACCCTCCTTAAACCCAACATGGTCACTGCTGGACACTCTTGCTCACACAAGTACAGCAACCAGGAGATTGCCATGTCAACTGTCACTGCCCTGCGCCGCACCGTGCCCCCCGCAGTTCCTG GCATCACCTTCCTTTCTGGTGGCCAGAGCGAAGAGGAGGCCTCCGTCAACCTGAATGCCATGAACCAGTGCCCTCTGCACAGGCCCTGGGCTCTGACCTTCTCATACGGCCGCGCCCTTCAGGCCTCGGCCCTCAAAGCCTGGGGTGGCAAGAAGGAGAATGGAAAGGCATGCCAGGATGAGTTCATCAAAAGAGCTCTG GCTAACAGCCAGGCCTGTCAGGGTAAATATGCATCTTCTGGATCCAGCGCCGCTGGTGGAGAGTCACTGTATGTGGCAAATCATGCTTACTAA
- the LOC114481112 gene encoding mast cell tryptase-like — MATWTEAVTLLLTLLTLRGSEAQDCGVAPLGTRVVGGDDAAAGSWPWQVSLHITAHICGGTVISNQWVVTAAHCIILPASQYTLYFGRNTQAGPNPNEVSRSVSQIIVHPNYNNTLLNNDIALMKLSSPITFTEYIRPACLASNSSQFHNATLCWATGWGRLGEDEDLPLTSPLQEVQVPVIGNRQCSCSYSSGTNGNITGQMICAGQEGKGTCQGDSGGPLQCKQNSRWIQAGIASFGIPCAKNSFPEVFARVSEFQTWITEQVTAANVNFVTYTSTGVDTDSSFRCPLTVNASKLTAELSFAVVMVTLMQYILGS; from the exons ATGGCAACATGGACTGAGGCTGTCACTTTACTGCTTACACTCCTTACTTTACGAG GGTCAGAAGCTCAAG ACTGTGGAGTGGCCCCCCTGGGCACAAGAGTAGTGGGTGGTGATGATGCTGCTGCCGGATCCTGGCCCTGGCAGGTCAGCCTTCACATAACAGCACATATTTGTGGAGGGACGGTGATCAGCAACCAGTGGGTCGTCACAGCAGCACACTGCATCATTCT TCCTGCAAGTCAGTATACTCTCTACTTTGGGAGAAACACTCAGGCTGGACCGAATCCAAATGAAGTCTCCAGATCCGTGTCCCAGATCATCGTCCATCCAAACTACAACAACACCTTGCTCAACAATGACATTGCCCTGATGAAGCTCAGCAGCCCCATTACTTTCACAGAGTACATCCGTCCTGCGTGCTTGGCCAGTAACTCCAGCCAGTTCCATAACGCAACCCTGTGTTGGGCCACTGGATGGGGGAGGCTCGGGGAGGACG AGGATTTGCCATTGACTTCACCTCTACAAGAGGTTCAGGTTCCTGTTATTGGTAATAGGCAGTGTAGCTGCAGCTATTCCTCAGGAACAAATGGAAATATCACTGGCCAGATGATTTGTGCAGGGCAGGAGGGTAAAGGAACATGTCAG GGTGACTCAGGTGGACCTTTGCAATGCAAGCAGAACTCAAGGTGGATTCAGGCTGGCATTGCAAGCTTTGGAATACCTTGTGCCAAAAACAGCTTCCCTGAGGTTTTTGCACGGGTGTCCGAGTTCCAGACATGGATCACTGAACAAGTAACGGCCGCCAACGTCAACTTTGTTACATATACATCGACTGGCGTAGATACGGACAGCAGCTTTAGGTGCCCACTCACTGTGAATGCTTCAAAGCTCACAGCTGAGCTTTCTTTTGCTGTTGTCATGGTGACACTAATGCAATATATTCTAGGTTCATAG